The following proteins come from a genomic window of Candidatus Omnitrophota bacterium:
- the galT gene encoding galactose-1-phosphate uridylyltransferase: MSELRKDPVIGRWVIIASERAKRPTDFFVETPKQPSPGFCPFCPGNEDKTPKELLAYQYPAESCPDSRWWLRVVPNKFPALVKAGDLEKSRDGIFEKLSGIGDHEVIIETPDHQSSMADFDLAQIEEVIKAYKERILDLKKDERFQYIMIFKNHGKQAGASLDHPHSQLIVLPIIPKRVNEEIEGGLRYHRIHNRCVYCDMIQQEKTSGLRIVHENKSFVCLNPYASRFPFEMWILPKNHQSHFEKISQETIAGFAEILRHSLKRIKIVLSNPSYNYMLHTGPCGDAGDFPHYHWHLEITPKLTQVAGFEWGTGFYINPMPPEKAAEYLRNGVDTQQELDPAMLPFSV, from the coding sequence ATGTCGGAATTGAGGAAAGACCCGGTGATTGGAAGGTGGGTTATCATCGCGTCGGAGCGAGCCAAGCGTCCCACGGATTTCTTCGTCGAAACGCCGAAGCAGCCTTCCCCCGGCTTTTGTCCTTTTTGCCCAGGAAACGAAGATAAAACGCCCAAGGAATTGTTGGCTTATCAATACCCAGCGGAAAGCTGCCCCGATTCCCGTTGGTGGCTGCGCGTCGTTCCCAACAAATTTCCCGCTCTGGTCAAAGCGGGGGATTTGGAAAAGTCGCGCGATGGGATATTCGAGAAATTAAGCGGAATCGGGGATCATGAAGTGATTATCGAAACGCCCGATCATCAATCGTCCATGGCGGATTTCGATCTGGCGCAGATCGAGGAAGTAATCAAAGCCTATAAGGAGCGAATCCTCGATCTGAAAAAAGACGAGCGCTTCCAATACATCATGATTTTTAAAAATCACGGCAAACAGGCGGGCGCATCGTTGGATCATCCCCACTCGCAGTTGATCGTTCTTCCTATCATTCCCAAACGGGTCAATGAAGAGATCGAAGGCGGCCTTCGTTATCACCGGATTCATAACCGTTGCGTTTATTGCGATATGATCCAACAGGAAAAAACCAGCGGTCTTCGCATCGTCCATGAAAATAAAAGTTTCGTCTGCCTGAATCCTTACGCTTCCCGTTTTCCCTTCGAAATGTGGATATTGCCCAAAAACCATCAATCCCATTTCGAAAAAATATCGCAAGAGACGATCGCCGGTTTCGCCGAAATATTGCGCCATTCGTTGAAACGCATAAAAATCGTCTTGTCCAATCCTTCTTACAACTATATGCTGCATACGGGGCCATGCGGCGATGCGGGGGATTTTCCCCATTACCATTGGCATTTGGAAATCACGCCGAAGTTGACGCAAGTGGCGGGCTTCGAATGGGGAACGGGATTTTACATCAATCCCATGCCGCCGGAAAAAGCGGCGGAATATCTGCGCAACGGCGTAGATACGCAGCAAGAACTGGATCCGGCGATGCTGCCTTTTTCGGTATAA